In Rutidosis leptorrhynchoides isolate AG116_Rl617_1_P2 chromosome 2, CSIRO_AGI_Rlap_v1, whole genome shotgun sequence, one genomic interval encodes:
- the LOC139891515 gene encoding expansin-A7-like encodes MALFNHTRSFCFFFSIITLIFSWLVNPTRAMYHGYVPSPWSLAHATFYGDESAASTMGGACGYGNLVTNGYGTDTAALSSTLFSDGYACGQCYQIRCVQSPWCYTGYTTITATNLCPPNWSEDSNNGGWCNPPRTHFDMAKPAFMKIAQWKAGIIPVMYRRVPCSGIRKGGIRFSFQGNGYWLLVYVMNVGGAGDLHNMWVKGTKTGWISMSHNWGASYQAFATLKGQALSFRLTSFTTKQTITAYNVASANWNLGLTYQSNVNFH; translated from the exons ATGGCTTTATTTAATCATACCCGGAGCTTTTGCTTCTTCTTTAGTATCATCACACTCATCTTCTCCTGGCTCGTAAACCCTACACGAGCCATGTACCATGGCTACGTTCCTAGTCCATGGTCTCTCGCCCACGCTACATTCTATGGCGATGAGTCTGCAGCCTCAACCATGG GAGGTGCATGTGGGTATGGAAACTTGGTCACTAACGGATACGGTACTGACACAGCCGCATTGAGTTCGACACTATTTAGTGACGGATACGCTTGTGGTCAGTGTTACCAAATACGATGTGTCCAGTCACCATGGTGCTACACAGGCTACACAACCATTACTGCAACCAACCTCTGTCCACCAAACTGGTCTGAAGATTCAAACAATGGTGGATGGTGCAACCCTCCTCGTACCCATTTCGACATGGCTAAACCTGCGTTCATGAAAATCGCTCAATGGAAAGCTGGCATCATCCCTGTCATGTACCGCAG GGTACCCTGCAGTGGAATTAGAAAAGGTGGCATTAGATTTTCATTTCAAGGAAATGGATATTGGTTGTTGGTGTATGTGATGAATGTTGGTGGTGCTGGTGACCTTCATAACATGTGGGTTAAGGGGACCAAAACCGGTTGGATCAGCATGAGCCATAACTGGGGTGCTTCTTATCAAGCTTTCGCAACACTCAAGGGTCAAGCTCTCTCTTTCAGGCTAACTTCATTCACCACTAAACAGACAATTACAGCATACAATGTTGCTTCGGCTAATTGGAATTTAGGATTGACGTACCAATCGAATGTCAACTTCCATTGA